The following are encoded in a window of Bdellovibrio svalbardensis genomic DNA:
- a CDS encoding DUF4421 family protein — protein sequence MLFPFCIQAQAQTGIAEIPPEIPPQIPVVAQMPTPPPTSLFEELKTPFLIKPFFELPTYSFYLGAPDIKGYAFVPNYATRLGITLGWKATQLTVAFALPIPKEELDRRGNSDQQSIILHTRWREHAIDFYSQYYRGLYAGNPLTEFSFSKPERFTQFPDASVSNIGANFYYVFDEAHYSPRAAFDQTKIPLSNGGSWFAMPFLNYLVLDMGDKIIVGSESDAIQTKPDINHLQLVSLGSTFGYGHTWLIPNYHSSFSVQSSIGPAIQSQTVENPNTATERTLGVSGKWGFKICLAHNTTEDIWGARIFTDTLYSRLGSLDIYSTVMSGQLFYGYRF from the coding sequence ATGCTGTTTCCGTTTTGCATCCAGGCACAAGCGCAAACAGGAATTGCCGAAATTCCGCCCGAAATTCCGCCCCAAATTCCGGTAGTGGCGCAAATGCCAACTCCGCCACCGACCTCTTTGTTTGAAGAACTAAAAACACCATTTTTGATCAAACCGTTTTTTGAATTGCCTACCTATTCATTCTATTTAGGAGCTCCGGATATTAAGGGTTATGCCTTTGTACCAAACTATGCGACCCGCCTTGGTATAACCTTAGGCTGGAAGGCCACTCAACTGACCGTGGCTTTCGCTTTACCTATTCCTAAAGAAGAGCTCGATCGCCGTGGAAATTCGGATCAGCAGAGCATCATTCTTCACACGCGCTGGCGTGAGCACGCTATTGATTTTTATTCGCAGTATTACCGTGGTCTTTACGCGGGGAATCCGCTGACAGAGTTTTCATTTAGTAAGCCGGAACGTTTCACTCAGTTTCCCGATGCCTCAGTAAGCAATATCGGTGCAAATTTCTATTACGTCTTTGATGAAGCTCACTATAGTCCGCGAGCTGCCTTTGACCAAACGAAGATTCCTCTGTCGAATGGCGGCAGCTGGTTTGCTATGCCATTTTTAAATTATCTTGTCTTAGATATGGGGGATAAAATCATTGTCGGCAGCGAAAGTGACGCCATCCAAACCAAGCCTGATATCAATCACCTGCAACTGGTCAGCTTGGGCAGTACGTTTGGTTACGGTCATACTTGGTTGATTCCAAACTATCATTCTTCTTTTTCGGTTCAGTCTTCGATTGGCCCGGCAATTCAAAGTCAAACCGTTGAAAATCCAAATACAGCAACTGAAAGGACCCTTGGAGTCTCTGGAAAATGGGGCTTTAAAATTTGTCTGGCTCACAACACTACAGAAGACATCTGGGGGGCTCGAATTTTTACTGACACTCTTTATTCGCGCCTTGGATCCCTGGACATTTATTCAACGGTGATGAGCGGACAACTCTTTTACGGATATAGATTTTAA
- a CDS encoding L,D-transpeptidase, translating to MKLLAAAMLVLATTISVAPSAHAETVQELEAKLMVEKPYEAPRGRLFDEEAYFRGELAINQFTNVVVVNKAAYGSEAQTARLYINRQLVLKTKVSTGREDVEYIAPLKGLFRKIFQTKGTSESHWRHTLRGFYGVTRVMDENYKSGESKVQMPYAMFFNDTHGLALHQVPPDLIGGEANGIAALGTRASSGCVRVNKDQVIQIHDAVVAADQGQVPVIDSRTGQQVVDQYGRPQTKIGWKTIVIVEEF from the coding sequence ATGAAGTTACTTGCTGCTGCCATGCTTGTTTTGGCTACCACTATCTCAGTAGCCCCTTCGGCACATGCTGAAACTGTCCAAGAGCTCGAAGCAAAATTGATGGTTGAAAAGCCTTATGAGGCTCCAAGAGGCCGTCTTTTTGATGAAGAAGCCTATTTCCGTGGTGAATTGGCTATTAACCAATTCACGAACGTAGTTGTGGTGAATAAAGCAGCCTATGGATCCGAAGCGCAAACAGCTCGTCTTTATATCAATCGCCAATTGGTTTTAAAAACGAAGGTCTCTACCGGTCGTGAAGACGTAGAATATATCGCTCCGTTGAAGGGTCTTTTCCGTAAGATCTTCCAAACCAAAGGGACTTCAGAGTCTCATTGGAGACACACACTTCGTGGTTTCTACGGCGTAACTCGCGTGATGGATGAGAACTACAAATCTGGCGAATCTAAAGTGCAAATGCCTTACGCTATGTTCTTCAATGACACTCATGGTTTGGCTTTGCATCAAGTTCCACCTGACTTGATCGGTGGGGAAGCAAATGGCATCGCAGCCTTGGGAACACGTGCATCTTCTGGTTGCGTTCGTGTGAATAAAGACCAAGTAATCCAAATCCACGATGCCGTTGTGGCAGCTGATCAAGGCCAAGTTCCTGTTATCGACTCACGAACAGGTCAACAAGTGGTGGATCAATATGGTCGTCCACAGACCAAAATCGGTTGGAAAACAATCGTGATCGTAGAGGAATTCTAG
- a CDS encoding 4'-phosphopantetheinyl transferase superfamily protein: protein MPISNDVLESQIESLRFLLRSPDLQLFARSEWGSNNPEYRNFIKAALQEVNVDSYLQHSISHTHELGAIALSSSAIGVDVELSARVTEAPVARVSSREEVKAAPSPVSLWCAKEAAFKALKSYDQPSVLSKISIGEWQKIDSQTETFRLINASAFNAPSEGRGVIKHLSAHTLGFFIFCS from the coding sequence ATGCCTATTTCAAATGACGTGTTAGAGTCCCAAATCGAATCCTTGCGCTTCTTACTGCGCTCCCCTGATTTGCAACTCTTTGCCAGGTCTGAATGGGGAAGCAACAATCCTGAATACAGAAATTTTATCAAAGCGGCTCTTCAAGAAGTGAATGTGGATTCTTATCTTCAGCATTCTATTTCTCACACCCATGAATTGGGAGCCATAGCCCTGTCGTCTTCAGCCATAGGTGTTGATGTTGAATTATCAGCCCGCGTGACAGAAGCCCCCGTAGCCCGTGTCAGTTCGCGCGAAGAGGTTAAGGCAGCACCAAGCCCCGTCAGCCTGTGGTGTGCGAAGGAAGCGGCTTTTAAAGCGCTTAAAAGCTATGATCAGCCGTCGGTCCTTTCGAAAATTTCTATAGGGGAATGGCAAAAAATTGATTCTCAGACTGAGACGTTCCGTCTCATAAATGCATCTGCCTTCAATGCTCCCTCTGAAGGACGGGGCGTGATAAAACATTTATCCGCACATACTCTCGGCTTTTTTATTTTTTGCTCTTAA
- the nadA gene encoding quinolinate synthase NadA translates to MSYDIAADIQRLKKEKNAVVLAHYYEDGDIQDVADYVGDSFYLAKMGQTVKEQVILLAGVVFMAESVKILNPTKTVLVPNLEASCSLVKGAPYDKYLAWRRQHPDGIAVTYINSSAEVKSISDVIITSSNAAQIVDSIPKDRKVLFGPDQHLGRWLSKKLNRPFELWQGACEVHVLFNAKRLYELIQQHPDAVVIAHPECDESVLQYASVVGSTSRLLEEVEKNPATKFIVATETGIFHQMQKKRPEATLIQAPVLDAGCSCNNCPYMKMNNMEKIKHALETLQPEVGLDETLRVKAQVSLDRMMAITSGKPVQWPAEFTV, encoded by the coding sequence ATGAGTTATGATATTGCTGCTGATATTCAGCGACTTAAAAAAGAGAAGAATGCTGTTGTTTTGGCTCACTACTATGAAGATGGTGATATTCAGGACGTTGCTGACTATGTCGGTGATAGCTTCTATCTGGCTAAGATGGGTCAGACCGTCAAAGAGCAAGTGATCTTGCTTGCTGGTGTGGTCTTTATGGCCGAATCCGTGAAGATTTTGAATCCTACTAAGACTGTTCTGGTTCCTAACTTGGAAGCCAGCTGTTCTTTGGTGAAGGGTGCTCCTTACGATAAGTACCTGGCTTGGCGTCGTCAGCATCCTGATGGCATCGCGGTGACTTACATTAATTCCAGTGCCGAAGTGAAATCTATTTCTGATGTGATTATTACTTCTTCCAATGCCGCTCAAATCGTTGATTCTATTCCGAAGGACCGTAAGGTTCTGTTTGGGCCGGATCAGCACTTAGGTCGTTGGCTGTCTAAGAAACTCAATCGTCCTTTTGAATTGTGGCAAGGCGCTTGTGAAGTGCATGTGCTGTTCAATGCAAAAAGATTGTACGAGTTGATTCAACAACATCCCGATGCAGTGGTTATCGCGCATCCTGAGTGTGATGAGTCTGTGCTTCAGTATGCCTCTGTTGTCGGTTCAACTTCTCGCTTGCTTGAAGAAGTCGAGAAAAACCCAGCGACAAAATTTATTGTCGCTACGGAAACTGGGATCTTCCATCAAATGCAGAAAAAACGTCCTGAGGCGACTTTGATTCAAGCGCCGGTTTTGGATGCGGGTTGCTCTTGCAACAACTGCCCTTACATGAAGATGAACAATATGGAAAAGATCAAGCATGCGCTTGAGACTTTGCAGCCTGAAGTCGGCTTGGATGAAACTCTTCGCGTGAAGGCGCAGGTTTCTTTGGATCGCATGATGGCTATCACCAGCGGCAAGCCAGTTCAATGGCCTGCGGAATTCACTGTTTAA
- the mglA gene encoding GTPase MglA, which yields MSFINYNAKEIHCKVVYYGPSLGGKTTNIQWVYQKTAEDQKSKLVALNTDIERTLFFDFLPLNVGDIRGFKTRFHLYTVPGQVVYDASRKLILKGLDGVIFVADSQIERMDENLESLRNLERNLEQQGYDIREIPLIMQYNKRDLPNVASLAELRSALNPYNAPEIEGCASEGRGVFESLKTVSKSIINVLKGGTTL from the coding sequence ATGTCTTTTATTAACTACAATGCCAAAGAAATTCACTGCAAAGTCGTGTATTACGGCCCTTCATTGGGTGGTAAAACCACGAACATTCAGTGGGTTTACCAAAAAACCGCTGAGGATCAAAAATCCAAGCTGGTGGCATTGAATACGGACATTGAGCGTACTTTGTTCTTCGACTTCTTGCCTTTGAATGTCGGCGACATCCGTGGCTTTAAAACCAGATTCCATCTTTACACCGTTCCAGGCCAAGTTGTTTACGATGCTTCTCGCAAATTGATCTTAAAGGGTCTTGATGGCGTGATTTTCGTAGCGGACTCTCAAATTGAACGTATGGACGAAAACCTTGAGTCTTTGCGCAATCTTGAAAGAAACTTGGAACAACAAGGCTACGACATCCGCGAAATTCCGTTGATCATGCAATACAACAAGCGTGACCTTCCGAATGTGGCTTCTTTGGCTGAACTTCGTAGCGCCCTGAACCCTTATAACGCGCCTGAAATCGAAGGCTGTGCTTCTGAGGGCCGTGGTGTGTTCGAGTCTCTTAAAACCGTTTCTAAATCCATTATCAACGTCTTAAAAGGCGGAACGACTTTATAG
- the recR gene encoding recombination mediator RecR has protein sequence MLHISALEKLVHEMSRLPGIGPKTAQRLAYFILKSENEFPERLSEALLRVRAEVHDCPRCFNFTDADICRYCEEPHRSDESICVVEEPADIMRIESSGAFRGRYHVLHGAISPLEGIGPKDLKIQELLDRVNNGIDGDGPTIKEIILALDADLEGDTTILYLTKQLQGKGLKLSRIAHGVPIGSDIDFIDDRTMGRALQNRVEL, from the coding sequence ATGCTTCACATCTCGGCACTTGAAAAATTAGTCCATGAAATGAGCCGTCTTCCCGGTATCGGGCCAAAGACTGCTCAGCGCTTGGCCTATTTCATTCTAAAATCTGAAAACGAGTTTCCTGAAAGACTCAGCGAAGCTTTGCTCAGAGTGCGTGCCGAGGTTCATGATTGCCCTCGCTGTTTCAACTTTACTGATGCGGATATTTGCCGTTATTGCGAAGAGCCCCATCGTTCAGATGAATCTATCTGCGTGGTTGAAGAACCGGCCGATATTATGCGAATTGAATCTTCAGGCGCCTTCCGCGGCCGCTACCATGTTTTGCATGGTGCGATCTCGCCATTGGAAGGTATTGGCCCTAAAGATTTGAAAATCCAAGAACTGCTCGATCGCGTGAACAACGGAATCGATGGCGATGGTCCGACTATAAAAGAGATTATTCTCGCATTAGATGCCGATCTTGAAGGCGATACGACAATTTTGTACCTCACAAAGCAGCTTCAAGGTAAGGGATTGAAATTATCTCGCATTGCTCATGGAGTTCCTATTGGCAGCGACATCGATTTCATAGATGATAGAACTATGGGTCGTGCCCTGCAAAATAGAGTGGAGCTGTAA
- a CDS encoding YbaB/EbfC family nucleoid-associated protein, with product MKGLPGGMAQLMKQANQMQMRMKKAQEELAVKEYEATSGGGAVKVKVNGDHMIVSLAIDPEVLKSGDVEMLQDMILSATNEAVKTARDTSAKEMEKISGGMNIPGLF from the coding sequence ATGAAAGGTCTTCCAGGCGGAATGGCTCAATTGATGAAGCAAGCTAATCAAATGCAAATGCGCATGAAAAAAGCACAAGAAGAGCTTGCTGTAAAAGAATACGAAGCAACTTCAGGCGGCGGCGCAGTTAAAGTAAAAGTAAACGGCGACCACATGATCGTTTCTTTGGCGATTGATCCAGAAGTTCTAAAATCTGGCGACGTTGAGATGCTTCAAGACATGATCCTTTCTGCAACTAACGAAGCTGTTAAAACAGCACGTGATACTTCTGCTAAAGAGATGGAAAAAATCTCTGGCGGCATGAACATCCCAGGATTGTTCTAA
- the dnaX gene encoding DNA polymerase III subunit gamma/tau: MSYQVIARKWRPQSFTDVVGQNHITQTLSNALKNGRLPHALLFTGPRGTGKTSSARILAKALRCPNAVNFTPCNECDSCKEIATGNSVDVMEIDGASNNGVDSIRELRETVMFMPTSGKYKIYIIDEVHMLSTSAFNALLKTLEEPPSHVIFIMATTEVHKIPQTILSRCQRFDFRRISTRQITERLKLICDQDGVTADEDALWVIARQGDGSMRDSQSLLDQVITFANGPLTRANVVEILGLTDRALLFETLDALVERNTQGIIGVIEKIAQAGFEPHLFSQDLLEMIRNLLLVKVSGNQVDQILEMPDSEMNALNDMSQKLSEEDIHLLFDMALKGGSDIPRAQDPRIVLEVVLLRMASAPKLTDLKSLLQGGAGVQTVSAGGARPYVPPVALPVKGHQRLQEAQKVAEVPQGLEKMKSVMEAPKPKAASTSVAASIPAPQEVQTAPAEPIVAAPKVATGNTPSEKWVSFVELLRQDDALFAAKIENLLFVKEEGKLLTFGVPPKLAFLKDQMSDTQVRKKLQGFIDSYWAAGYSFEVLMNRDQVGESAQSLQQKKVQLAEDEIRTRIETNPMVKTAQEVFKGQIKSVVELKTDSNQSSKR; the protein is encoded by the coding sequence TTGTCTTATCAGGTGATTGCACGCAAATGGCGTCCCCAATCTTTCACTGACGTTGTCGGACAGAATCATATTACCCAAACTCTTTCAAATGCTCTTAAAAACGGTCGTCTTCCTCACGCACTTCTTTTCACAGGTCCCCGCGGTACAGGTAAAACCTCTTCAGCACGTATCTTAGCGAAAGCTTTGCGTTGCCCCAATGCCGTGAACTTCACTCCATGCAACGAGTGTGACTCTTGTAAAGAAATCGCCACTGGCAACAGCGTCGACGTTATGGAAATCGACGGAGCCTCAAACAACGGTGTCGACTCCATCCGTGAGCTTCGCGAAACCGTCATGTTCATGCCGACCAGCGGTAAATACAAAATCTACATCATCGACGAAGTGCACATGCTTTCAACGAGCGCGTTCAATGCGCTTTTGAAAACTTTGGAAGAGCCGCCGTCTCACGTCATCTTCATCATGGCGACCACTGAGGTTCATAAAATTCCGCAAACGATCTTGTCTCGCTGTCAGCGTTTCGATTTCCGCAGAATCTCTACTCGTCAAATCACCGAGCGCTTGAAATTGATCTGCGATCAAGACGGTGTCACGGCTGATGAAGATGCTTTGTGGGTGATCGCTCGCCAAGGTGACGGGTCCATGCGTGACTCGCAAAGCTTGCTCGATCAAGTGATCACTTTTGCCAACGGCCCCCTGACTCGCGCCAACGTGGTCGAGATCCTGGGTCTGACGGATCGCGCGCTTTTGTTTGAAACATTGGATGCCTTGGTCGAGCGCAACACTCAGGGCATTATCGGTGTTATCGAAAAGATTGCCCAAGCTGGCTTTGAACCGCATTTGTTCTCTCAAGATTTGCTTGAGATGATTCGCAATCTTTTGCTCGTTAAAGTTTCAGGCAACCAAGTCGATCAGATTTTGGAAATGCCTGACTCTGAAATGAATGCCTTGAACGACATGTCTCAAAAACTTTCCGAAGAAGACATTCACTTGCTCTTCGACATGGCGTTAAAAGGCGGCAGTGATATTCCTCGCGCTCAAGATCCGCGCATTGTGCTGGAAGTTGTTTTGCTTCGCATGGCCTCAGCTCCGAAACTGACTGATCTAAAAAGTCTGTTACAAGGCGGCGCCGGAGTGCAAACAGTCAGCGCAGGTGGGGCCAGGCCCTACGTTCCGCCGGTAGCACTTCCTGTCAAAGGCCACCAGCGTCTTCAAGAAGCTCAAAAAGTAGCTGAAGTTCCTCAGGGTTTGGAAAAAATGAAATCCGTGATGGAAGCGCCGAAGCCTAAAGCGGCGTCGACGTCGGTTGCGGCTTCGATTCCCGCTCCTCAAGAAGTCCAAACGGCTCCTGCTGAGCCCATTGTTGCGGCTCCGAAAGTGGCCACTGGCAATACGCCTTCGGAAAAATGGGTCAGTTTCGTTGAGTTGCTTCGTCAAGACGATGCCTTGTTTGCAGCCAAAATTGAAAATCTTCTTTTCGTTAAGGAAGAAGGCAAACTTTTAACCTTTGGCGTTCCTCCAAAATTAGCTTTCCTCAAAGATCAAATGTCCGACACTCAGGTGCGTAAAAAGCTTCAAGGATTTATTGATTCATACTGGGCGGCTGGGTATTCTTTTGAGGTATTAATGAACCGCGATCAGGTCGGTGAATCTGCTCAGTCTTTGCAGCAAAAAAAGGTGCAATTGGCTGAAGATGAGATTCGCACTCGGATCGAAACCAATCCTATGGTTAAGACCGCCCAAGAAGTTTTCAAAGGGCAGATCAAATCCGTAGTTGAACTTAAAACTGATTCAAATCAGAGTTCGAAAAGATAA
- a CDS encoding patatin-like phospholipase family protein, with protein sequence MLIKDQFKNQDFTLSLSSGYFGFFAHCGFVKAVYEEGLKPKLLTGSSAGAIVSACLASGMTPLEMEKEFLTLGKHSYWDPAFGFGVLKGEIFEKTLKQFLKADFADLQTPLRIATYNIRKRKTEIFDQGPLAKVVRASCSMPLYFHPVKIGDHHYWDGGINDKMGWTGIAESELILGHWLPSDKISDWFERRSNKQASAGASQILKIQNLPPTGPGHFANAPKAIALAYEETKRFLNQTVVD encoded by the coding sequence ATGTTAATCAAAGATCAGTTTAAGAATCAGGATTTTACTCTTTCGTTGAGTTCTGGCTACTTTGGTTTTTTTGCTCACTGCGGATTCGTCAAAGCGGTTTATGAAGAGGGCTTGAAGCCAAAACTTCTAACTGGCAGCAGTGCAGGGGCGATTGTTTCGGCATGTCTGGCTTCCGGCATGACTCCACTTGAAATGGAAAAAGAGTTTCTGACTTTGGGAAAGCACAGCTACTGGGATCCCGCTTTTGGTTTTGGCGTGCTCAAAGGTGAGATCTTTGAGAAAACTTTGAAGCAGTTTCTTAAGGCAGATTTCGCTGACCTTCAGACGCCTTTAAGAATTGCGACTTACAATATTCGAAAAAGAAAAACAGAAATTTTCGATCAAGGCCCTCTGGCAAAAGTGGTCAGAGCCTCCTGTTCTATGCCGCTTTATTTTCATCCGGTGAAGATTGGCGATCATCACTACTGGGATGGAGGTATCAATGACAAAATGGGTTGGACCGGAATTGCAGAGTCAGAGCTCATTCTAGGACATTGGCTGCCTTCCGATAAAATCAGCGACTGGTTCGAGAGAAGATCCAACAAGCAGGCAAGTGCCGGAGCTAGCCAGATCTTGAAGATTCAAAATCTTCCGCCGACCGGGCCGGGACACTTCGCGAATGCTCCAAAGGCCATCGCTTTGGCCTATGAGGAAACAAAGAGATTTCTCAATCAAACCGTTGTGGACTAA
- a CDS encoding NADP-dependent isocitrate dehydrogenase, which produces MKKIKVANPVVELDGDEMTRIIWKFIKEKLITPYLDIDIKYYDLGMEHRDATNDQVTVDAAEAIKKYNVGIKCATITPDEARVTEFKLKQMWKSPNGTIRNILDGTVFREPIICKNVPRLVPNWTAPICIGRHAFGDQYRATDFVTKGKGKLTITFQPENGGETITHEVYNFKGDGVALAMYNTDESISGFARSCFNQALTKKWPLYLSTKNTILKKYDGRFKDIFEEIYQKEFKAKFDAAGITYEHRLIDDMVASALKWNGNFVWACKNYDGDVQSDTVAQGFGSLGLMTSVLITPDGKTMESEAAHGTVTRHYRQHQQGKPTSTNPIASIFAWTRGLEHRGNLDGNTDLVKFAQTLEKVCVETVEAGFMTKDLAVCIYGDKVPADKYMNTEPFLNKLDENLKKALSM; this is translated from the coding sequence ATGAAGAAAATCAAAGTTGCAAATCCCGTCGTTGAACTAGACGGCGATGAAATGACGAGAATCATCTGGAAATTCATCAAAGAAAAACTCATCACTCCTTACCTAGATATCGACATTAAATATTATGACTTGGGCATGGAGCATCGTGATGCTACCAACGACCAAGTAACTGTTGATGCTGCTGAAGCCATCAAAAAGTACAATGTTGGTATCAAATGCGCGACGATCACTCCTGACGAAGCTCGCGTTACTGAATTCAAATTGAAGCAAATGTGGAAATCACCAAACGGTACTATCAGAAATATTTTGGATGGAACTGTTTTCCGTGAACCAATCATCTGCAAAAACGTTCCTCGTTTGGTTCCTAACTGGACGGCGCCGATCTGTATCGGTCGTCATGCGTTCGGTGACCAATACCGCGCAACTGATTTCGTGACTAAAGGCAAAGGTAAATTGACGATCACTTTCCAACCTGAAAATGGTGGCGAGACAATCACTCACGAAGTTTACAACTTCAAAGGTGATGGCGTGGCATTGGCAATGTACAACACAGATGAGTCTATCTCTGGCTTTGCTCGCTCTTGCTTCAACCAGGCTTTGACTAAAAAATGGCCTTTGTACCTTTCTACCAAGAACACAATCTTGAAGAAATACGATGGTCGCTTCAAAGACATCTTCGAAGAAATCTACCAAAAAGAATTCAAAGCGAAGTTCGATGCTGCTGGCATCACTTACGAACATCGTTTGATCGACGACATGGTCGCTTCTGCTTTGAAATGGAACGGTAACTTCGTATGGGCTTGTAAGAACTACGATGGCGACGTTCAATCAGATACAGTGGCACAAGGTTTCGGTTCTTTGGGCTTGATGACATCTGTCTTGATCACTCCAGATGGTAAAACAATGGAATCTGAAGCTGCTCACGGAACTGTGACTCGTCACTACCGTCAGCATCAACAAGGCAAACCAACTTCTACCAACCCAATCGCTTCTATCTTTGCTTGGACTCGTGGTCTTGAGCACCGTGGAAACTTGGATGGAAACACAGACTTGGTTAAGTTCGCTCAAACTTTGGAAAAAGTTTGCGTTGAAACAGTTGAAGCTGGCTTCATGACTAAAGACCTTGCGGTTTGCATCTACGGCGATAAAGTTCCTGCAGACAAATACATGAACACTGAGCCGTTCTTGAACAAACTTGATGAGAACTTGAAAAAAGCTCTTTCAATGTAA